In the genome of Arachis hypogaea cultivar Tifrunner chromosome 9, arahy.Tifrunner.gnm2.J5K5, whole genome shotgun sequence, the window ACCAATGGCATCCGTCGAGAAGCCATTAAAGAAACGAAAGCACGACACTCTCCCGGAATCCCTACTGCCACACCACCGCCGCTAGCACTGCCGCCACAATCTCTTCAAACCCTAGATCATCCGCCTACTCCTCCTCCTCCGCCTCTATCACAGGATGAGGTCGTCACCAAGCAGAGGAACAAAGATGAGGTTCGAACCATGTTTGAGAGCTACTGTCGCATCAAGCTCTTCTTGTCAAAGAAGGAAAGTGATTTCATCCATGACCTTGAATAGAGCTTCTTCGCTCTCGTAAATGCTTCCAGTGGTAAACACTACTAAACAACACTTCATAGTTTATTCTCTATCTTTTTGGAGGGTATAAATTTGAAATCAAGGTTAATGAATTTGAGTTTGTTTATACCATTCAGACCCTAATGTACCATTCTTCTCTTCCTCAGAATATAGCGTTttctcatatctttctaattcAGTATTGCTTGCATCACCATTTGCAGGTCTGTGAACTAGACTTGATATCCAACTTCCATAATGTTTGTCCCCACAACTCCATGTCATGATTTAtgttaataaacaaataaattgtaataataattagttatttccATTGATTCTTCAAGGTGGCCACCCTGAACAAAAAATACTATGTTTCCCTAATTCCCTTAATCAAATACTGTTTTGTGTTTTCAATGCTTGGTTCATTTGCCATAACTAAATAATCTTATAAGAGTAGATgctttatttgaattttgatttgagcTATCATTTCTTGTGTATAATATTGCCTGAAAATTATTCCCAACTATTAATAATGTTAGTGTCTTGCTTCACGATGCAAAACTAGAAAGAACAAGTTGCTAACATAGACCTTAATCACGCTAACACGATGATCTTCACGGTTAACAAATGGATGCAGTTTCTCAGTGGAATAGCGAATTAGGGGAATAACAAAGTACTTCTAAGTCTGCATTGATAAAAAGGTAGGCTATTCATattcttttgttatttgactttatttgataatattttgaatactaattaaaatgaaaatcaaGACCTGAAACTAGAGCTTGTGAAACTAAAAATGAAGCTAAAAGAGATCAAGAATTCCACACTGATCAAATCAGGAATTAGCATCCCTTTGGTAAGTGCCTTGCCTTCTATGCATTGAGGCTCTTTCCAAAGCATCTTGGTACCTACTTTCTCTGGCTTAGGCATGGACAGGGACTGCAGTAACTGGGGTTAGTTCAACATGCATATTTTACTTAATCCTTATTGTCTGTTTGAAAGATTCTTCTCACTCCTATCCCTAAGAAACTCATCTACACTTAACATCTTTGTAATGCTCTCGTTTTGTTGTTTGTTATAGGCCATGACTATCCTCACAATCATTTTCAAAGAACAAATTGGTTGAGGAAATTGTTGGAACTCTAGCTTCTTTGCCACTAATTTTTTCATATGAGCCATGGCGATTTAAGCATGACAGACACCATGCAAAGAGAACATGTAAGTAGTGTTTCTCAATAATGATTTTAGTGGAAGATTTTGTAAATTATCAGTAGTTTCCTTATTGTTTTGTTGTGCTTTCAAAACTGTAATATCTCCATTGTTATAGGTTGTATGAAGATATTGCTTGGCACCCTGTTTGGAAAGATGAGTTTGATTCATCTCCTGTTTTGCAAAATGCAATAATATATTTCGAACTTGGATGTCTATAGCTCACTGGTATGGTACATTATGAGATTTTTATTCTATGTGATCAACTATGCCCTATAATATCATTGTTTTATTCCTTAAGAACTTCTTCATTGACTTGAGCAGTGGGCAGTCTCAATTTTAATCTATACTAAATCTTGATATAACCATGTCCTCTGGCAGGTTGATGTGGCACTTTGATTTGAAGAAGTTCAGGACAAATGAAGTAAAGAGGGTCAAGATAAGTTTAGCTTGTGTTTTTGCCTTTATGGCGATTGGATGGCCGTTAATTATTTATAAGACAGGAATCATGCGATGGATCAAATTCTGGTTCATGCCATGGCTGGGTAATTTCACTTTACATGTAAAATTTGATATATGGTTATACCATTGGAGTTGGTAACATAGTTTTCAGTTTCATATCATATCATAAGCCGCACtgattattttttgataaaagaTGATCATTTCAATAGTGTTCATAAATTGTAAAATGGATACTATTAATTTATTCTCATACAATCTGACGATCCCTTTTTCAGGTCTTTTCCTAACATATCTTGGGCTATACTTGATGAAAGGTCATGGACAACCGGCACTTCTCTACCTTGTTCCATGTACCTTAGGTAAGTaaattagtagtagtagtagtaaaagTATATGAAAAACTAATGGAAATGTTCCTTATCCATTCTCGTGTTTCCTAACATATCTTGGGCTATACTTGATGAAAGGTCATGGACAACCGGCACTTCTCTATCTTCTTCCATGTACCTTAGGTAAGTaaattagtagtagtagtagtaaaagTATATGGAAAACTAATGGAAATGTTCCTTATCCATTCTCGTGTTATGTTATTTGCTGAGAATgtttaataatttttctattttgcAAAGTTGTCACAAGTGTTgtagacttaattgaaaaaaattttttcatgtctttttctttgttgtatacttataattaatgtaataaatattattgttattattatctaAATTAATAACAACTTCTCTTGTAGGTTGTTGATGGAAAAATTTCTCAAACTTGCTACCTTATGGCTCTTGATTCATGTTATAAATAGCTTAGTCACAAGTAAGTGTCTAACTAATTTTATTTCTAGTGGTCTCGTGATTTTCTATGCACAGTATTTGCAATTTTTGTTATCAAAATATTAGTAACTAGCAATCACCCAACTCTATTTATCTTCAGATATGTTATCCTCTTAGCTTTTCGCTTCTTCCCATAACCCAATTAGGAATAATTTAACAGCCACTTCCCTTTATACAATGAGTATAGCTAATCATGTCATGGAAAACTAGGACAGGTTTAAGCTAGAGACTAACAAGTTCATGttaatacagaaaaaaaaaagcataatatCATTTATCTTAACTGAGCCTATTAGTACAATAGGATGGTTGTTACTCAAAGAACGAAGATAGTTATCCTATTTGTCTAATTTGTTATTTATTGCTTTTTAATCTTTCGGATatttatctaataataataacttcACCTGCACCCCATAATAAAAAATTCTTATATATACTTGCTTCGTGTTTTTCATTATTAGTGAGGTAGATCATGGATAATTTGACTTTCTTTCCTGCTTACATCATCATTACTGTTCATCTaggaattatttttaaaatggcTCGCTTAATTAAGGATGGTTCTTTAAGAGAGCAGAAGTCTAGTGCAAAACCTGTCAGCAAGGCTCCTTCTAAgatctttaattattttgaaaaagatttttatggTATATTCATATGCAGTTGTTGCTATAATCTTGTTATTTTAGCTACAGGTTTTCTTTCCTGTTTTTCTTGTTTATTCTGATTTTTTCATAGGCTGTCCATTTTGGTTTTAAATTggctattttctttttctatatttttcaagGGGATGTGATCAGTTTGAAACAAATAAGGCCTTGTTTGGTGTAAAAAGCACATTCAATGAGGAACTATATACAACAAAACTTGAAAAAGGGCCTCAGACAAGAGAACTGGAAAAATAAGCCTTAAGAATAGCAAGAGAAATTGAGGGTGAGGAAACCCAAGATCTGCATCTTGCGGAGGTTAGTGTTGTTTCAATTATTAAGTTCTTTGTCCTATTTGAGTTTTTATATACTGCTTAATATATGTATCCCAAAAAAACCTGTTAGTCTATTTAAATCCTCAAACCAGACGAATTTTGTCAATATGAAAGAGGACTTCACTTTCATGAAAACTTTGATATTGATGAAGAAACTAGATTCAGTGCAAACTCTACATGCCATGCTTACACAAAGACTCCAGATTTCAAGAACCATGGTGGTATATTTTCAAGAACCGTGTAACCTATTGTATGGTCATATCATGTATGTCTCATGCTTTCCATTGTTTTCCTCCATTCTAAAATATCTGTTACTTTGAGAATTTGGTATCTTGATTTCGGTATTCTCATTTTCATTGAATTTTACATTGTTAGGTTTAGTTTTAGGAcatcatgatatatatatatatatatatatatatatatatcatttcttTGTTGGCTTAGTTTGCTAATGCATTATTACTTTGTTTGAGTAGATACATGATTTATGTATCTATTTTACTGAAGTCCATATTGTAGTAATGCTTGATGCTAGATGAATATCACATTGATTCTTTTGGAATTTTATTCTGgtaaaatacataatataatgTCACTTTGTCAATTTAACTGTTAGTCTGAGTGTCTAGACTTATGGTATGGAACACATTGCATTGTATACTGTTGACATCCGAATATCAATTTGgattcaattttataaaattcagaTCAAGTCAAAGGGAGTTACTATGACAGCATTGCTTGCCAAGGCTACACCACTTGCTCTGGTTAAACACCCTATTGTTAACTCTAGTTGTAGAGATAGTAGTAGCTTTACCTATAATAGCAGCATCAACATTACAGTTGCTGTTGCTACTAAAGGCGGACTGATTACTCCAGTGCTTCAGGATGCTGATAAGgatttttaaccggttaaccacaTTTTGGATTTTAAATGTACAACCCTAGAACATAGATATTGAACCAAAGCTTATCCAAATAAGTTAGTATGCTAGATCAACCAAGGCTGTTGAACTTCAACAAAGATTGACTTCTCTGTCCAATTAATCTCAAAATCTTAGGTCTAACTTTGCTCTGAGTGCAAAATACACATTTATAGACTCTAGGTGCTAATTCTTCATTAAAATACAAACTAGGTTGAtgtaattaaaattgaataatacAAACTAGGGTATATAGATATCTTATTCAtcacttttaatttcttgctacaATAATAATACATTATCAGATCTCTTAATAGCCTGCATAGCTGCATATATAAATCtctatacaatttttttaattgatataatgGGAGGTTATTTAATTAGATCAGATCTCTTACTGAAGAATGGTCTTTTGGTGTGGGTAGTAACTTGAAAATAGTCCCTGAAAAAAAGttgttttattctttttcaatttgaATCGGTTATGTTTTTTATATATGTAGGACTTGGTTTACACccaaatatatatacttttttcatAACTTCATGCAATCTTCTTCTATACAGGACAGAGGAGCTCACCTCCGATTGTGTTAAAGTGAAAGAGTTTAATGATGCTCTACAGATtgatctatcaaagcaaatcgaGCTGAGTGTAAATTTCAAGAAGGTAATATTTTGAAGAAGAGAGTAACTATACTGGAAAAGAAACAAGTGAGTACTTTTAAAATTCAAAGGGAATTAATCATTTAATCTATTCTATTTtggcttcttttttttctttctttacctGTTTGATTATTTTGCATTCCGACGAGTAATTTGTAGAATTTGATGGACAAAGTGGTTGATAATGGCATAGCAAACCTAAAGCATCATCACTCTCAATATAAGGAGCATATTATGAATTTACTGAATGATGGGGAATCAAGTGTTAAATCCATAATCAATGTGATTGATGAAAGAGTCAGGAGTTTTGATCAGAGTACTGTACCATATTTGATCCTCCAAAGAGATGGACAACTAGAAGATCATGAATGTCAAGATGTGCATATAAGCCCTCAGGAATGGATAATGCTGGCACTGGCACGACACATCAGGAATGCACTAAAGGACTATGATAATGATGAGGATGAAAATGACACTAAAGACTATAGTTGAtagttttagtatggttgaacaatatactaggaattatagttgatgattaatacactttgtttatgttttgaattatattggcttgcttgtttatagtacttttcttttagtttgataatacgatgaatttgtttattttttgaaatataaatattcgaatacaaattagataaaaatttgtattaaatttatatttattttgtatgaaaacaagtttattttgtaattgataaaataaaaaattctattttaccttactgacggatttatagacggattttctatctgtaatcagagtgtgagatgattttccaaggttcaaattacagacggaaaatctgtcagaaaatccgttcatctgtaattacagacggaaaatccgtcaaaaaatttgtctataattaCAAACGGAAAATCCgttggaaaatccgtctgtaattacagaagaaaaatccgtcagaaaatttgtctgtaattaccgacgaaaaatccgtcgAAAAGTTCGTCGTCTTCaagaaatggatggagaatttacagaggaaaaatccgttggtaactggtaaaaatccgtaggtaaataatttccgacgggacTTTTAcaaagggacaaaatccgtcggtaatttcatCGGTAacaaaaaatctgtctgtaataaagATTAAATCTGattgtaaatctgtctgtattaatccattttctagttgtgacaAGAGGGTGGGTACCtacaaaagacactccgacgctcaagtcagtaagtgtttaagaggtaaaagaataattctatgaatatagaatgtaagacatgaaatagaAGTCATCATGTGTTGtatattataataattctataaatatagaatgtatatagaatatatctagAATCTTTAGAATGTATGGTGTATATAGAAATTTGTGTCTTTTATAGGCATAGAgttgatgaatagagttgatgGTATGACCATTGATCATTAAGTCAGAATaatggtcattaagtcggtaatgaaAGTGTCGGTTACAGAATGAATGATAATTAAGGCCaagttataactcataatgcaaAATAAAGATtgagttataaggtgacggatAGAAACTATTatatcataaaaataaattaatagctATGAAGTACGAATATTTTGCTAAGTTGCCATGTCCATATGTTGGATACATTTCAGACATCATATTCATCGATATTCGCCTGATACGCGTATTTGTTGTGTCTAActatgtcttaataaaaaaaatttagacacATTTAAACACATCTAAATAGATCATGTGTCAGCGTGCCTaactttatttttaacatatattcttgagaaataaatttagaagtaatatatattattatttattaaaattaaaaatattttaaaaactttacataattaaaataagaaattaaaaaattaaaaaattaaaaaattaattaatgttttaatatcaataaaatatcaaaatatcattataatttatctaagggcttgtttgggtgagattttaagaaaagatctttttttcgagttatcttttcttaaaagatcttatggaaagtaaaagtaattttatgtttcggtatctcatgcaaaaagatctttttatctatcaattatatttgggtataacaatataaaagtacctttttgtttatttgttacatgaaaatatctttttttaaggaaaaaatatcttttaaataaagctgtaaattacaacttctcaaaaaagatgttttttttctagtacttttacttttacttctagaaattt includes:
- the LOC112710509 gene encoding omega-6 fatty acid desaturase, chloroplastic-like isoform X1, yielding MSIAHWLMWHFDLKKFRTNEVKRVKISLACVFAFMAIGWPLIIYKTGIMRWIKFWFMPWLGLFLTYLGLYLMKGHGQPALLYLVPCTLGHGQPALLYLLPCTLGC
- the LOC112710509 gene encoding uncharacterized protein isoform X2; the encoded protein is MDQILVHAMAGSFPNISWAILDERSWTTGTSLPCSMYLRSWTTGTSLSSSMYLRLLMEKFLKLATLWLLIHVINSLVTRDVISLKQIRPCLV